From one Actinomycetota bacterium genomic stretch:
- a CDS encoding CBS domain-containing protein has product MALTDLADKHARDYMAPLTAVVGPMHRLVDAARAMVAERAGSVIVLDPSMQGPALLSERDLAVAIASGADPSVDLVERWMRHDVAVIGPDTSLEAAGRTMLRQGLRHCLVMDGHEAVGLISLRYIIGLVLGESAVLPEAPGFGG; this is encoded by the coding sequence ATGGCCCTTACCGACCTCGCCGACAAGCACGCCCGCGACTACATGGCGCCCCTCACCGCGGTGGTGGGGCCGATGCACCGGCTGGTGGATGCCGCGCGCGCGATGGTGGCCGAGCGCGCGGGGTCGGTGATCGTGCTCGACCCCTCGATGCAGGGTCCGGCCCTGCTGTCGGAGCGCGACCTGGCCGTGGCCATCGCCTCGGGCGCCGACCCCTCGGTGGACCTCGTGGAGCGCTGGATGCGCCACGACGTCGCGGTGATCGGCCCCGACACCAGCCTCGAGGCCGCGGGGCGCACGATGCTGCGGCAGGGGCTTCGGCACTGCCTGGTGATGGATGGCCACGAGGCCGTGGGCCTCATCTCGCTCCGCTACATCATCGGCCTGGTGCTGGGCGAGAGCGCGGTGCTTCCCGAGGCACCCGGGTTCGGGGGATAG
- a CDS encoding FUSC family protein yields the protein MALRLTAPGTGRPNPRGATRMLLALIGPLMVGLAIGRPVLGMIAALAAFFTALIEPIGGYRAHVSAYLIMVPVNAAVAALASVVAGTVWQAGLAGLAVGVASGILIGSTSRMAVVGPFPLFLFVVVQGTAPQPALWAAAVAAATGALWVALGSIVLLPFAPFAPAEVHVAEGWKAVALLARDPRSERRHAMALSALETARLNIVAISHGSARWQHRRRQLWASTLQAEGAMLAIISLGASDAPCDEVLADADRFAASLAAYSIWHRTRPDPQPLQAAVREFMDEVKQRADAIADPRDAAIALAPSRPAERLMQRLISGLDALDADDPQAPPIPEHVPRPLLAPLKAAARWSSPGFRHGIRLGVGAGGLMAIIGAGGGDLLDLTTHGPWVTITLVDVLTPALGTSLQRTTQRALGTATGAILAAALIWLLGDPWLVAWAAIALGTTAAFIRYVNYAWFMALFTPLVLLIASTAAPMGPGVAGQRFVATLIGCGLGFLLATFLLPTRHASALPGALADAVDATADGIAAGLAVARAGGSTTNLAASQRDAMRAAGAALEVLDGATIESLTRRGADAPLADLQAATFALVERMAVMGTRMPERARLVPGTADAVTAVIDVLHDTAAAVRDRRPPAPAPAIAPMLDAAWADLGTAEKAGRPDPDAEGMVDGLEGIIDATQRLRAAATRWAEAAGSA from the coding sequence ATGGCACTCCGCCTGACCGCGCCGGGCACGGGTCGCCCCAACCCGCGCGGCGCCACGCGCATGCTGCTGGCGCTGATCGGGCCCCTCATGGTGGGGCTGGCCATCGGCCGGCCTGTGCTCGGCATGATCGCCGCGCTCGCGGCGTTCTTCACCGCGCTCATCGAGCCCATTGGCGGGTACCGCGCCCACGTGAGTGCCTACCTCATCATGGTGCCGGTCAACGCCGCCGTGGCCGCGCTGGCATCGGTGGTCGCGGGCACGGTCTGGCAGGCAGGCCTCGCCGGCCTCGCGGTGGGCGTGGCGTCGGGAATCCTCATCGGATCGACATCCCGCATGGCCGTGGTGGGCCCCTTCCCGCTCTTCCTCTTCGTGGTCGTGCAGGGCACGGCACCCCAGCCGGCCCTCTGGGCGGCGGCCGTGGCGGCCGCAACAGGAGCCCTGTGGGTGGCGCTGGGATCCATCGTCCTGCTGCCGTTCGCCCCCTTCGCACCGGCCGAGGTGCACGTGGCCGAGGGATGGAAGGCCGTCGCGCTGCTGGCCCGCGACCCGCGCAGCGAGCGGCGCCACGCCATGGCGCTGTCGGCGCTCGAGACCGCGCGCCTGAACATCGTGGCGATATCCCATGGCTCGGCGCGCTGGCAGCACCGACGACGACAACTGTGGGCGTCCACCCTGCAGGCCGAGGGCGCGATGCTGGCCATCATCTCGCTGGGGGCGTCCGATGCCCCCTGCGACGAGGTGCTCGCCGACGCCGACCGCTTTGCCGCGTCGCTGGCGGCGTATTCCATCTGGCACCGCACCCGTCCCGATCCCCAGCCCCTGCAGGCCGCGGTGCGCGAATTCATGGATGAGGTGAAGCAGCGCGCCGACGCCATCGCCGACCCGCGCGACGCCGCCATCGCGCTCGCGCCCTCGCGCCCCGCTGAGCGCCTGATGCAGCGGCTCATCAGCGGCCTGGACGCGCTCGACGCCGACGACCCACAGGCGCCACCCATCCCCGAGCACGTGCCCCGCCCGCTGCTCGCGCCCCTCAAGGCGGCCGCGCGGTGGTCGTCACCCGGTTTCCGTCATGGCATCCGCCTCGGGGTCGGCGCAGGAGGCCTCATGGCCATCATCGGGGCGGGCGGCGGCGACCTGCTCGACCTCACCACGCACGGCCCGTGGGTCACCATCACCTTGGTGGACGTCCTCACCCCGGCCCTCGGGACGTCGCTGCAGCGCACCACCCAGCGCGCACTCGGCACCGCGACCGGGGCGATCCTCGCCGCGGCGCTCATCTGGCTGCTGGGCGATCCATGGCTGGTGGCCTGGGCGGCGATCGCCCTGGGCACCACCGCCGCCTTCATCCGGTACGTCAACTACGCGTGGTTCATGGCGCTTTTCACGCCGCTGGTGCTGCTCATCGCGTCCACCGCGGCGCCGATGGGGCCGGGCGTGGCAGGGCAGCGCTTCGTCGCCACCCTCATCGGCTGCGGGCTGGGATTCCTGCTGGCCACGTTCCTGCTCCCCACGCGTCACGCGTCCGCGCTGCCCGGCGCCCTCGCCGATGCCGTGGATGCCACGGCCGACGGCATCGCCGCGGGGCTGGCCGTGGCGCGCGCGGGCGGCAGCACGACCAATCTCGCCGCCTCGCAGCGCGACGCCATGCGCGCCGCGGGGGCCGCGCTCGAGGTGCTCGACGGGGCCACCATCGAGTCGCTCACCCGCCGCGGCGCAGATGCCCCGCTCGCCGACCTGCAGGCGGCCACCTTCGCCCTGGTTGAGCGCATGGCGGTGATGGGCACCCGCATGCCCGAGCGCGCACGCCTGGTGCCTGGTACCGCCGACGCCGTCACGGCCGTCATCGACGTGCTGCACGACACCGCGGCCGCCGTGCGTGATCGACGCCCCCCCGCCCCCGCGCCGGCCATCGCGCCCATGCTCGATGCGGCATGGGCCGACCTGGGCACGGCCGAGAAGGCCGGTCGGCCCGATCCGGATGCCGAGGGGATGGTGGACGGCCTCGAGGGAATCATCGATGCCACCCAGCGCCTTCGCGCGGCTGCCACGCGCTGGGCCGAGGCAGCGGGATCCGCCTGA
- a CDS encoding 4a-hydroxytetrahydrobiopterin dehydratase: protein MALLSDDDISTALAVLPGWGIEDSMLVKEYVFPEGFMPAIAFVNRVADAAEAADHHPDIDIRWNTVRIAVVTHDQGGITEKDTALAAECDRLAVA, encoded by the coding sequence ATGGCCCTGCTCAGCGACGACGACATCAGCACCGCACTGGCGGTCCTTCCCGGCTGGGGCATCGAGGACAGCATGCTCGTGAAGGAGTACGTTTTCCCCGAGGGCTTCATGCCTGCCATCGCGTTCGTGAACCGCGTGGCCGACGCCGCCGAGGCCGCCGACCACCACCCCGACATCGACATCCGGTGGAACACGGTGCGCATCGCGGTGGTCACGCATGACCAGGGCGGGATCACCGAGAAGGACACCGCCCTGGCCGCGGAATGCGACCGACTGGCGGTGGCATGA
- a CDS encoding quinone-dependent dihydroorotate dehydrogenase: MTADPAALLRRAAFRMDPERAHESALRALQVGGPALAAASSWLARRDATVGQSLMGMEFPSPVGLAAGYDKYGRAVRVWGRLGFGFAEIGTVTARPQPGNPKPRLFRLPDDEAIVNRMGFNNDGAAVTARRMADARRGAGAGVPIGVNIGKSKVTPLDRAAEDHLASFRLMRGVTDFVVVNVSSPNTPGLRELQDRAHLTAILGALRDEDASMRRRDGRVPMPFLVKLAPDLPDEQIEDAVDLAGELGLAGVVLTNTTITRDGLSRPDAPAAAEQGGLSGPPLRARAGAAVRVAARCAAGDLVIIGVGGVMDADDAWDRLAGGASLVEVWTGLVYRGPLIARDITLGLMDRMRAEGVSHISEVVGSDLAA; this comes from the coding sequence ATGACGGCCGATCCCGCCGCGCTGCTGCGGCGGGCCGCATTCCGCATGGACCCGGAGCGGGCGCATGAGTCGGCGCTGCGCGCACTGCAGGTGGGAGGCCCTGCGTTGGCCGCTGCATCATCGTGGCTGGCAAGGCGTGACGCCACGGTGGGGCAGAGCCTCATGGGCATGGAGTTCCCATCCCCCGTGGGCCTCGCGGCCGGGTACGACAAGTACGGCCGCGCCGTGCGGGTATGGGGGCGCCTCGGCTTCGGCTTCGCCGAGATCGGCACGGTCACCGCCCGGCCCCAGCCCGGCAACCCCAAGCCGCGCCTCTTCCGGCTGCCCGATGACGAGGCCATCGTCAACCGCATGGGCTTCAACAACGACGGCGCGGCGGTGACGGCCCGGCGCATGGCCGATGCCCGCAGGGGAGCGGGCGCCGGGGTTCCGATAGGCGTGAACATCGGCAAGTCGAAGGTGACGCCGCTGGATCGCGCCGCCGAGGACCACCTGGCGTCGTTCCGCCTGATGCGCGGGGTGACCGACTTCGTGGTGGTCAACGTGTCGTCGCCCAACACGCCGGGGCTGCGCGAGCTCCAGGACCGGGCGCACCTCACGGCGATCCTCGGCGCGCTGCGCGATGAGGACGCATCCATGCGCCGCCGCGACGGCCGGGTGCCAATGCCATTCCTCGTGAAGCTCGCGCCCGACCTGCCGGATGAGCAGATCGAGGACGCCGTCGACCTCGCGGGCGAACTGGGGCTCGCGGGCGTGGTGCTTACCAACACCACGATCACCCGCGACGGGCTGTCTCGCCCCGACGCGCCCGCGGCGGCCGAGCAGGGCGGGCTGTCCGGTCCTCCGCTCAGGGCACGCGCCGGCGCCGCCGTGCGCGTGGCCGCGCGCTGCGCCGCGGGTGACCTGGTGATCATCGGGGTGGGCGGCGTGATGGACGCCGACGATGCGTGGGACCGCCTTGCGGGCGGCGCATCGCTGGTGGAGGTGTGGACCGGCCTGGTGTACCGCGGTCCGCTGATCGCCCGCGACATCACCCTCGGCCTCATGGATCGCATGCGCGCAGAGGGCGTGAGCCATATCTCGGAGGTCGTCGGCAGCGACCTGGCTGCCTGA
- a CDS encoding cation:proton antiporter, translating to MGIIEQLAIILVAVAAMALLSERLRISAIPLFMVAGIILGPFEPFPAVVELGEPLYLIAEIGVILLLFYLGLEFSLDRLLQARKLVLTGGIVDLVINAGLGLLLGWLLLGPGPEMVLFAGIIYISSSGVITQALFDFKRLGDDETDLVLGTLVFEDLAIALFLGLASGLAVGTAVSGPDLTLRAVIVVAFVGAFLVASHFLPRYIDRIGPRIERERLALVALAVVVGAAALADWVGLSAPVGALLAGILLSETEARDRIERHLFGLRDFTAAIFFFVFGLQIDLGSLGVVWDWLLLAGAVAIGGKLISGWISGRMTGFTRRQSLTVGASLIARGEFSLILAQLAALGTALSLEFRGRVVSFAGLLVLVTAAIGVILMRESRTVGRAIFGSRRKVS from the coding sequence ATGGGCATCATCGAGCAGCTCGCCATCATTCTGGTGGCGGTGGCCGCGATGGCGCTGCTCAGCGAGCGCCTACGCATCTCGGCGATACCGCTGTTCATGGTGGCCGGCATCATCCTCGGCCCCTTCGAGCCGTTCCCCGCGGTCGTCGAACTCGGTGAGCCGCTCTACCTGATCGCCGAGATCGGGGTGATCCTCCTGCTGTTCTATCTCGGGTTGGAGTTCAGCCTCGACCGGCTCCTGCAGGCGCGCAAGCTGGTGCTCACGGGCGGGATCGTGGATCTTGTCATCAACGCGGGCCTGGGCCTGCTGCTTGGCTGGCTGCTGCTGGGGCCCGGCCCCGAGATGGTGCTTTTCGCCGGCATCATCTACATCTCGAGCAGCGGGGTGATCACGCAGGCGCTGTTCGACTTCAAGCGCCTGGGCGACGACGAGACCGACCTGGTGCTTGGCACCCTCGTGTTCGAGGACCTCGCCATCGCGCTGTTTCTCGGACTGGCATCGGGCCTGGCCGTGGGCACGGCCGTGAGCGGCCCCGACCTCACGCTGCGCGCGGTGATCGTGGTGGCGTTCGTGGGGGCGTTCCTCGTGGCCAGCCACTTCCTGCCGCGCTACATCGACCGCATCGGCCCCCGGATCGAGCGCGAGCGCCTGGCGCTGGTGGCGCTTGCGGTGGTGGTCGGCGCCGCGGCGCTGGCCGACTGGGTGGGGCTGTCGGCCCCGGTGGGCGCCCTGCTCGCGGGCATCCTGCTGTCGGAGACCGAGGCCCGCGATCGCATCGAGCGCCACCTGTTCGGCCTCCGCGACTTCACGGCCGCGATCTTCTTCTTCGTATTCGGCCTGCAGATCGACTTGGGCAGCCTCGGGGTGGTGTGGGACTGGCTGCTGCTCGCCGGCGCGGTGGCGATCGGGGGCAAGCTGATCTCGGGGTGGATATCCGGCCGAATGACCGGATTCACGCGCCGGCAGTCGTTGACCGTAGGCGCCAGCCTCATCGCGCGCGGGGAATTCTCGCTCATCCTCGCGCAGTTGGCGGCCCTCGGAACCGCGTTGTCGCTTGAATTCCGAGGCCGCGTGGTGTCGTTCGCCGGGCTGCTCGTGCTGGTAACTGCTGCCATCGGGGTGATACTTATGAGGGAGTCCCGCACCGTGGGACGCGCGATCTTCGGATCCAGGAGGAAGGTGTCGTGA
- a CDS encoding cation:proton antiporter regulatory subunit: MIEVRETRLPGVGKKFTMRTQRGEDVCAVVHIDGRRELYHRPDPDEDAGAVIVLTDEEAHELGSILGGVVYRPELLDKLEIALEDLAIDWIDIPADSPLVGLTVATCRIRTTTGGTIVAIIRKESSVAMPHPDEVILAGDTLVVITTPETFEALQRLVKEGPPADVA; the protein is encoded by the coding sequence GTGATCGAGGTCCGGGAAACCCGCCTGCCGGGAGTCGGGAAGAAGTTCACGATGCGCACCCAGCGCGGCGAGGACGTCTGCGCCGTGGTGCACATCGATGGCCGACGCGAGCTCTACCACCGCCCCGACCCCGACGAGGACGCCGGCGCGGTGATCGTGCTCACCGATGAGGAGGCCCACGAGCTGGGATCCATCCTGGGCGGTGTGGTGTACCGCCCCGAGCTCCTCGACAAGCTCGAGATCGCCCTCGAGGACCTGGCCATCGACTGGATCGACATCCCGGCTGACAGTCCGCTGGTGGGGCTCACCGTGGCCACCTGCCGAATCCGCACCACCACCGGCGGCACGATCGTGGCCATCATCCGCAAGGAGAGCTCGGTGGCCATGCCGCACCCCGACGAGGTCATCTTGGCGGGAGACACCCTCGTGGTCATCACCACCCCCGAGACCTTCGAGGCGCTGCAGCGCCTGGTGAAAGAGGGCCCGCCCGCGGACGTCGCCTGA
- a CDS encoding HAMP domain-containing protein — protein MADPARRDLWSVITGKGTPSLRGLLTRAVIGVGLVLGVLAALAMVGLVGATSSYRDGQQAAVERAKASEVILADLLNAETGVSGYTLTGSTSYLVPYVRAEGTYPRNMRQLRSLVAGEPQLVKAVGAFDAAARDWFTEARDLVELRRSGNVSEAVARIGEGVDKQRLDQLRAEHAELRELVEQQRQQALGTADQRRLWTILAVVAGVLLAVLVVAAASRSLWRRVGAPLGSLLQGVRRVGEGDQDQAVPSPGHAAREVVGLVDAFNVMQDRVVDQREAAEASARRSEAARAERRLWQTVEQGLLPESLPAVHGLRIAARYLPSSPGLAVGGDFYDARVLHDGRLAVMVGDVAGHGAESAARAARMRFGWGALVEADPDPRHVLQIMNTHIAEPHERDQGIYATMCHCIISPDGTAEFALAGHPRPLLVDGDKAGLVEVDARGPILGLLDEVDWPVTHITVPPDAMLVVFTDGLVEARRNDEIFGWQRAADALLATRYTGLEQRLAYLTEAAQRYDEGNLRDDVAVLAVQVTGGPVTR, from the coding sequence ATGGCTGATCCTGCACGCCGCGATCTGTGGTCGGTGATCACCGGTAAGGGAACGCCGTCGCTGCGGGGCCTGCTCACCAGGGCGGTCATCGGCGTGGGCCTGGTGTTGGGCGTGCTCGCGGCCCTGGCGATGGTGGGCCTGGTGGGCGCCACGTCGTCATACCGCGACGGCCAGCAGGCGGCGGTGGAGCGGGCCAAGGCCTCTGAGGTCATCCTCGCCGACCTGCTCAACGCCGAGACCGGCGTGAGCGGGTACACGCTCACCGGCAGCACGTCATACCTGGTGCCTTACGTACGGGCGGAGGGCACATACCCGCGCAACATGCGCCAGTTGCGGTCCCTGGTTGCCGGCGAGCCGCAGCTCGTGAAGGCGGTAGGCGCGTTCGACGCCGCCGCGAGGGATTGGTTCACCGAGGCGCGTGACCTCGTGGAACTGCGCCGCAGCGGCAACGTGTCGGAGGCCGTGGCGCGCATCGGCGAGGGCGTGGACAAGCAGCGCCTCGACCAGCTGCGGGCTGAGCATGCAGAGCTGCGCGAGCTGGTGGAGCAGCAGCGCCAGCAGGCGCTGGGGACCGCCGACCAGCGCAGGCTCTGGACGATCCTCGCCGTGGTGGCCGGCGTGCTGCTCGCCGTGCTCGTGGTGGCGGCGGCGAGCCGGTCGTTGTGGCGGCGGGTGGGCGCGCCGCTGGGATCCCTGCTGCAGGGCGTGCGCCGCGTGGGCGAGGGCGACCAGGACCAGGCCGTGCCGAGCCCGGGGCACGCGGCGCGCGAGGTTGTGGGCCTCGTGGATGCCTTCAACGTGATGCAGGACCGCGTGGTGGACCAGCGCGAGGCGGCCGAGGCCAGCGCCCGTCGCTCGGAGGCCGCGCGCGCCGAGCGCCGACTGTGGCAGACCGTGGAGCAGGGCCTGCTGCCCGAGAGCCTGCCCGCCGTGCACGGCCTGCGCATTGCCGCCCGCTACCTGCCCTCCAGCCCGGGGCTCGCCGTGGGCGGCGACTTCTACGATGCCCGCGTGCTCCACGACGGCCGGCTCGCCGTGATGGTGGGCGATGTCGCGGGACACGGCGCCGAGTCGGCCGCGCGCGCCGCGCGCATGCGCTTCGGCTGGGGCGCGCTGGTGGAGGCGGATCCCGACCCCCGGCACGTGCTGCAGATCATGAACACCCACATCGCGGAACCCCACGAGCGCGACCAGGGTATCTACGCCACCATGTGTCACTGCATCATCAGCCCGGACGGCACGGCGGAGTTCGCGCTGGCGGGCCACCCGCGCCCGCTGCTGGTGGATGGCGACAAGGCCGGCCTCGTGGAAGTCGACGCCCGCGGGCCGATCCTCGGGCTGCTCGACGAGGTCGACTGGCCGGTGACGCACATCACCGTGCCGCCCGACGCCATGCTGGTGGTCTTCACCGACGGCCTGGTGGAGGCCCGTCGCAACGACGAGATCTTCGGGTGGCAGCGGGCGGCCGACGCCCTGCTGGCCACCCGGTACACGGGCCTGGAGCAGCGCCTGGCGTACCTCACCGAGGCCGCCCAGCGCTACGACGAGGGCAACCTGCGCGACGACGTCGCCGTGCTGGCGGTGCAGGTGACGGGTGGGCCCGTCACGCGCTAG
- a CDS encoding response regulator transcription factor, which produces MIAVPPPSDDVDDRRTILIVEDDESTARATAYHLSKAGYRTSVSKDGLAALTTLKAWRPDALVLDLMLPHVDGLSIIEDVRRWAPDLPIVVMTARQEEKDRLEALRLGADDLLRKPFSARELVARLEALFRRIETCPADDAGDAGDVSLGEMEIDRDRLEVRVAGEVAPLTPLEIKLLWILLEERGRTLSRDEIFERVWGGERRDGDRSVDVLVRRLRRKVDEAGGQYTYVQTEIGEGYRLQPVPRAFPLRRRRRA; this is translated from the coding sequence ATGATCGCCGTGCCACCACCCAGCGATGACGTCGACGACCGGCGCACGATCCTCATCGTCGAGGACGATGAGAGCACCGCCCGGGCCACCGCGTACCACCTGTCGAAGGCCGGATACCGCACGAGCGTGAGCAAGGATGGCCTGGCCGCCCTCACCACCCTCAAGGCATGGCGCCCCGATGCCCTGGTGCTCGACCTCATGCTGCCTCACGTGGACGGGCTGAGCATCATCGAGGACGTGCGGCGGTGGGCACCCGACCTGCCGATCGTGGTGATGACCGCCCGCCAGGAGGAGAAGGACCGGCTGGAGGCCCTGCGGCTCGGCGCCGACGACCTTCTGCGCAAGCCGTTCTCCGCCCGCGAGCTGGTTGCGCGGCTCGAAGCGCTCTTCCGCAGGATCGAGACTTGTCCGGCCGACGATGCCGGTGACGCCGGCGATGTGTCGCTCGGCGAGATGGAGATCGACCGCGACCGGCTCGAGGTGCGCGTGGCCGGGGAGGTTGCCCCGCTCACGCCGCTGGAGATCAAGCTGCTGTGGATCCTGCTCGAGGAGCGGGGCCGCACCCTCAGCCGCGATGAGATCTTCGAGCGCGTCTGGGGCGGTGAGCGCCGCGACGGCGACCGCTCGGTGGACGTGCTGGTGCGACGCCTGCGGCGCAAGGTGGACGAGGCCGGCGGGCAGTACACCTACGTGCAGACCGAGATCGGCGAGGGCTATCGTCTGCAGCCCGTGCCCCGGGCATTTCCGCTGCGCCGCCGCCGGCGCGCCTAG
- the pstS gene encoding phosphate ABC transporter substrate-binding protein PstS, producing the protein MRSARPVRSPLNDHRRILKVNRTIRIAAATAAGVGCLAGASSAFATATGSGATFPAVAYQNWCGTFKSCSYTGVGSSAGIRALTAKTVDFAGSDATLTDAQLAAIGGRVSYFPTLLGAITVPVNIAGVTGNKLKLSGKEVADIFQGTITTWNNPVLVKSNPVLKNATGTITLCVRSDGSGTSWNFSRYLTKMSPAFATAISFSQTPNWPASAIKSAGNPGVANCVKSNANSVGYVDLADAIRAGLQTNVTAIGKSELVKQGGKTKRKLVYVLPSAKSIEAAGSIKVSQIKPDLTIDFTGSSNAGAYPITITTWVLAVPGRAKNGEVKGVLGQFYSPEAQGALVGLGFAPLPKNVLNVAKVAASKLG; encoded by the coding sequence GTGCGTTCGGCGAGGCCAGTCAGATCCCCGTTGAACGATCACAGGAGAATCCTAAAAGTGAATCGCACCATTCGCATTGCGGCCGCCACGGCCGCGGGTGTGGGCTGCCTCGCCGGAGCCAGCTCGGCCTTCGCCACGGCGACCGGATCCGGCGCCACCTTCCCCGCCGTCGCCTACCAGAACTGGTGCGGGACGTTCAAGTCCTGCTCCTACACCGGTGTCGGGTCGAGCGCCGGCATCCGTGCCCTCACTGCCAAGACGGTGGACTTTGCCGGCAGCGACGCCACTCTCACCGACGCCCAGCTCGCGGCGATCGGTGGCCGGGTCAGCTACTTTCCCACGCTCCTCGGCGCCATCACGGTGCCGGTGAACATCGCGGGCGTCACCGGAAACAAGCTGAAGCTGTCGGGTAAGGAAGTCGCCGACATCTTCCAGGGCACCATCACCACCTGGAACAACCCGGTGCTCGTGAAGAGTAACCCCGTGCTGAAGAACGCCACCGGCACCATCACGCTGTGCGTGCGCTCTGACGGCTCGGGCACCTCGTGGAACTTCAGCCGTTACCTGACCAAGATGAGCCCGGCGTTCGCGACGGCCATCAGCTTCTCGCAGACTCCGAACTGGCCGGCCAGCGCCATCAAGTCGGCCGGTAACCCGGGCGTGGCCAACTGCGTGAAGAGCAACGCGAACTCGGTGGGCTACGTGGACCTCGCCGACGCCATACGCGCCGGCCTGCAGACCAACGTGACCGCCATCGGCAAGAGCGAGCTCGTGAAGCAGGGCGGGAAGACCAAGCGCAAGCTCGTGTACGTCCTCCCGTCGGCCAAGAGCATCGAGGCGGCAGGCTCCATCAAGGTCAGCCAGATCAAGCCCGACCTCACCATCGACTTCACCGGCAGCTCGAACGCGGGCGCCTACCCGATCACCATCACCACCTGGGTGCTGGCGGTGCCGGGGCGCGCGAAGAACGGCGAGGTCAAGGGCGTGCTGGGCCAGTTCTACTCGCCTGAGGCGCAGGGAGCGCTCGTCGGCCTCGGCTTCGCGCCGCTGCCGAAGAACGTGCTGAACGTGGCGAAGGTCGCTGCGTCGAAGCTGGGCTGA